A region of Nostoc sp. 'Peltigera membranacea cyanobiont' N6 DNA encodes the following proteins:
- a CDS encoding type II toxin-antitoxin system HicB family antitoxin — MFRYEIILYWSELDQAFIAEVPELSGCAADGDTYQEALHNVELVMQQWIETAKDLGRSIPQPRPRLMYI; from the coding sequence ATGTTTCGCTATGAAATTATTCTCTACTGGAGTGAACTAGATCAAGCCTTTATTGCAGAAGTACCAGAATTGTCAGGTTGTGCTGCTGATGGTGATACTTATCAAGAAGCCTTGCACAATGTAGAATTAGTTATGCAGCAATGGATAGAAACAGCCAAGGATTTAGGGCGTTCAATTCCTCAACCTAGACCGCGTTTGATGTATATTTAA
- a CDS encoding toxin HicA encodes MSQQDKLLEKILSGTSDTDIPFAQLWQLLYTLGFDERIRGDHRIFVKADVEEILNLQQKKGKAKSYQIKQIRAVIIKYKLGSKNNVSL; translated from the coding sequence GTGAGTCAGCAAGACAAACTCTTAGAAAAAATTCTCTCTGGGACTTCTGATACAGATATCCCTTTTGCCCAACTGTGGCAACTCTTATATACACTAGGCTTTGATGAACGGATTCGTGGCGATCATCGCATTTTTGTCAAAGCCGATGTTGAGGAAATATTGAACTTACAACAAAAGAAAGGGAAAGCCAAAAGCTATCAGATTAAACAAATTCGTGCAGTAATTATCAAATATAAGCTAGGAAGTAAAAATAATGTTTCGCTATGA
- a CDS encoding pentapeptide repeat-containing protein, translating into MKNQILGAAAFLTTISLTTSVQAANSEHVRQLLATKQCQNCDLTNAGLVMADLSGANLSGANLTGANLSRANLSGADLRGANLSGASLFGVNLSEAKFSGANLAGTDLRNTYLANAEMKGAYLNGANFQGAVGIPSQIASPDEFYALGIAEGQKGNQQQAIGYFNQAIAIKPEFAGAYLARGIARYQILDRQGAFQDAQVAEKLFTSQNNTPGTQTAQAFIKELKTPVNDRVSTGSPSFVDFLGSLGSVLLQFFPF; encoded by the coding sequence ATGAAGAACCAAATTCTCGGTGCAGCCGCATTTTTAACCACCATTAGTTTGACAACAAGCGTACAAGCGGCAAATTCTGAACATGTTAGACAATTATTGGCAACCAAACAATGTCAAAACTGTGATTTGACTAATGCAGGTTTAGTGATGGCTGACTTATCTGGAGCCAATTTGAGCGGTGCTAATCTCACAGGTGCTAACCTCAGTCGTGCAAACTTGAGCGGTGCAGATTTGCGAGGTGCAAACTTGAGTGGCGCTAGTTTATTTGGTGTTAATCTCAGCGAAGCTAAATTTAGTGGGGCAAATTTGGCGGGTACTGATTTGAGAAATACCTATCTAGCAAATGCAGAAATGAAAGGTGCTTACCTAAATGGTGCTAACTTCCAAGGTGCAGTTGGCATCCCATCACAAATTGCTTCACCAGATGAATTTTATGCTTTAGGCATAGCAGAAGGGCAAAAAGGCAACCAACAGCAAGCAATCGGTTATTTTAATCAAGCGATCGCTATTAAACCAGAATTTGCAGGTGCTTATTTAGCTCGTGGTATCGCCCGTTACCAAATACTAGATAGACAAGGTGCATTCCAAGATGCCCAAGTTGCTGAAAAGTTATTTACATCCCAAAATAATACCCCTGGTACACAAACAGCCCAGGCTTTTATTAAAGAACTGAAAACACCCGTAAACGATCGAGTAAGCACTGGTAGTCCCAGTTTCGTTGACTTTTTGGGAAGTCTTGGCTCAGTTTTACTCCAGTTCTTCCCTTTTTAA
- a CDS encoding TenA family protein, protein MTLSNELWVVNQDLAQACLEHPFVRGIGDGTLEQVKFAYYVGQDAFFLEAFARAYSIAAAKAPDWLGFTTFHNLASGVLEELRLHSGYASQWGVNLHSVEPGTATRRYTDFLLATAWSGDVGLTAAAMSPCMRLYAFLGEQLAHNGIPNHQYADWIRTYSSAEFQPLTQQLESLVDNYATTNSVVHSTYRYAMFCERDFFQAAWE, encoded by the coding sequence ATGACTTTATCTAATGAATTATGGGTAGTAAATCAAGACTTAGCTCAAGCTTGCTTAGAGCATCCTTTCGTTCGGGGCATTGGCGATGGTACTCTTGAGCAGGTGAAATTTGCTTACTACGTAGGGCAAGATGCTTTTTTCTTAGAAGCTTTTGCCCGTGCGTACAGTATCGCCGCAGCTAAAGCACCAGACTGGTTAGGTTTCACTACATTTCATAACTTAGCTAGTGGAGTTTTAGAAGAACTGCGGCTGCATAGTGGCTATGCTTCTCAATGGGGAGTCAATTTGCATTCTGTGGAACCTGGAACCGCCACGCGCCGCTATACTGACTTTTTGTTAGCAACTGCTTGGAGTGGAGATGTGGGTTTAACTGCGGCGGCTATGTCTCCCTGTATGCGTTTGTATGCCTTTTTGGGAGAACAATTAGCTCATAATGGTATTCCTAATCATCAATATGCAGACTGGATTCGTACTTACAGTAGCGCAGAATTTCAACCACTAACACAACAATTAGAAAGTTTGGTTGACAATTATGCCACTACCAATTCTGTTGTGCATTCAACCTATCGTTATGCTATGTTTTGCGAACGCGACTTTTTTCAGGCTGCGTGGGAGTAG